A genome region from Maridesulfovibrio salexigens DSM 2638 includes the following:
- the fdhF gene encoding formate dehydrogenase subunit alpha has translation MQRTTTTCPYCGAGCSLSLEVENGRIVSVSPGPEPSVNQGALCSKGRFGFDFVHHRDRLTTPLIRKNGKLVPASWDEALGLVASRLSSIVSEHGPQAVGGFSSARCTNEENYLFQKIFRAVFGSNNVDHCARLUHAPTVAGLATSLGSGSMTNSIRELWDMGRGDCVCAIGTNTTECHPIIGIGMMEAKRNGAGLVVIDPREIDLARQADVWLRLRPGTDTPLLSSIARVLLDEGLADIESVAAATEDFAAFREGLQAFDPESVAAIAEVSAADIRKAARLIGKSANAAFYYTMGVTQHTTGTNNVLAVSNLALVSGNIGRPKTGVNPLRGQNNVQGSCDMGALPNVLTGYRSVTDDAVRGTFESGWGVKLPAEPGLTIPKMLHAVEEDCLKGLFVFGENPMRSDPDISHVEHCLRHVDFLVVQDLFLTETAELADVVLPGASFAEKNGTFTSTERRVQRVRKAVDPIGQSRPDWEILAELLARLGRSERYASASDVFDEMRALTPTHAGISYERLEAGGIQWPCPEEKHPGTPILHVGGCMRGPGKFVPLEHREPAELPDAQYPLTLTTGRVVAHYHTATMTRRCFGLEGTWPEELVEIHPADAAAYGVEDGELVEISSRRGTVKARAWVTKRVRRGLVFMTFHFSESPANLLTTSAADPVTGTPQLKVCAVSIRKFKEPEKSVDAQVSASIKEEISCHHV, from the coding sequence ATGCAACGTACAACTACAACCTGTCCTTACTGCGGTGCCGGCTGCTCTCTTTCTTTGGAAGTAGAGAATGGGCGCATTGTCAGTGTTTCTCCCGGACCGGAACCATCAGTCAATCAAGGCGCTTTGTGCTCCAAGGGACGGTTCGGATTCGATTTTGTTCATCATCGCGATCGGCTGACGACTCCGCTGATACGCAAGAACGGCAAGCTGGTTCCTGCTTCATGGGATGAGGCTTTGGGGCTTGTGGCAAGCCGCTTAAGTTCCATTGTCTCAGAGCATGGTCCGCAGGCTGTTGGCGGTTTTAGCAGTGCCCGCTGTACCAATGAAGAGAACTACCTTTTCCAGAAAATTTTCCGTGCAGTGTTCGGCAGCAACAATGTCGATCATTGCGCACGACTCTGACACGCTCCAACTGTAGCCGGTCTGGCTACATCATTAGGAAGCGGTTCCATGACAAATTCCATTCGCGAGCTCTGGGATATGGGAAGGGGAGACTGTGTTTGCGCCATCGGTACTAATACTACCGAATGTCATCCCATCATCGGTATCGGTATGATGGAGGCTAAACGCAACGGCGCCGGACTGGTGGTCATCGATCCCCGTGAGATCGACCTTGCACGTCAGGCCGATGTCTGGCTTAGACTCCGTCCGGGCACAGATACTCCGCTGCTTTCGTCCATTGCCAGGGTCCTTCTGGATGAAGGGTTGGCTGATATTGAATCTGTTGCCGCAGCGACTGAAGATTTTGCAGCTTTTCGGGAAGGGTTGCAGGCTTTTGATCCTGAAAGTGTTGCCGCCATCGCTGAAGTTTCTGCGGCTGATATACGCAAGGCCGCGCGGCTTATCGGAAAGTCTGCCAATGCCGCCTTCTACTACACAATGGGCGTGACCCAGCATACTACCGGAACCAATAACGTGCTTGCCGTTTCCAACCTTGCACTGGTCAGTGGAAATATAGGGCGGCCCAAGACTGGCGTGAACCCGTTGCGTGGTCAGAACAACGTACAGGGTTCATGTGATATGGGGGCCCTGCCTAATGTGCTGACCGGATATCGTTCGGTTACTGATGATGCGGTGCGGGGAACATTTGAATCCGGCTGGGGAGTGAAGCTCCCTGCTGAACCGGGGCTGACCATTCCCAAGATGTTGCATGCTGTTGAAGAAGACTGTCTTAAAGGGCTTTTTGTTTTCGGCGAAAACCCCATGCGCAGCGACCCGGATATCAGTCACGTGGAACATTGCCTGCGTCATGTTGATTTTCTTGTTGTTCAGGACCTTTTTCTTACTGAAACAGCCGAGTTGGCCGATGTTGTCCTGCCCGGAGCCAGTTTTGCCGAGAAGAACGGAACTTTTACCAGCACAGAGCGGCGTGTGCAGCGTGTACGCAAGGCCGTAGATCCTATCGGGCAAAGCCGTCCGGACTGGGAAATTCTGGCTGAGTTGCTGGCTCGTCTGGGTCGTTCTGAGAGGTACGCAAGTGCTTCAGATGTTTTTGATGAAATGCGGGCTTTGACCCCGACCCATGCAGGCATAAGTTATGAACGTTTGGAGGCTGGCGGCATTCAATGGCCCTGTCCCGAGGAAAAACATCCGGGAACTCCCATTCTGCACGTAGGGGGCTGCATGCGCGGTCCCGGTAAATTTGTGCCTCTTGAACATCGTGAACCTGCGGAACTGCCTGATGCGCAGTATCCGTTGACTCTGACCACCGGAAGGGTAGTTGCCCATTATCACACTGCCACCATGACCCGCCGCTGTTTCGGGCTGGAAGGTACCTGGCCGGAGGAACTGGTGGAGATTCATCCTGCTGATGCCGCAGCATACGGTGTAGAGGATGGCGAACTGGTGGAAATCAGCTCCCGCCGGGGAACAGTCAAGGCACGGGCATGGGTTACCAAACGTGTCCGGCGCGGACTGGTCTTTATGACTTTTCACTTTTCTGAAAGTCCGGCCAACCTGCTGACTACTTCGGCAGCTGACCCGGTTACCGGAACTCCGCAGCTGAAAGTCTGCGCTGTTTCCATCCGTAAATTTAAGGAGCCTGAAAAGTCAGTAGACGCACAGGTTTCCGCATCCATAAAGGAAGAAATTTCATGTCATCACGTTTAA
- a CDS encoding 4Fe-4S dicluster domain-containing protein translates to MSSRLSPFVLANAAKCIGCRACELACAAAHLQGGISVGSLQGSLSPRLYLIRAEEVCVPVGCRHCEDAPCAAVCPNGAIQRTDSGVQVDEDHCVGCKTCLAACPFGAMEMAQIWKDGRPALRRVVDPQNPDSYIVEPALLASKCDLCHEREEGPACVEACPKDALTLIDPMKIKKRRNIEAALALAGVGARSDVRSGEEM, encoded by the coding sequence ATGTCATCACGTTTAAGCCCTTTTGTCCTTGCCAATGCTGCAAAGTGCATCGGTTGCCGGGCCTGTGAACTGGCTTGTGCTGCTGCTCACTTGCAGGGCGGTATTTCTGTGGGAAGCTTGCAGGGCTCGCTTTCTCCCCGTCTTTACCTGATTCGCGCAGAAGAAGTCTGTGTTCCGGTGGGCTGTCGTCATTGCGAGGACGCACCCTGCGCCGCTGTCTGTCCCAATGGTGCTATCCAGCGCACTGATTCCGGTGTGCAGGTGGATGAGGATCATTGCGTCGGCTGTAAGACCTGCCTTGCTGCCTGTCCTTTTGGCGCTATGGAAATGGCCCAGATCTGGAAAGATGGCCGTCCTGCCCTGCGCAGGGTAGTTGATCCGCAGAATCCCGATTCTTACATTGTTGAACCGGCACTTTTAGCCAGCAAGTGCGACCTCTGCCACGAACGTGAAGAAGGTCCGGCATGCGTGGAAGCCTGTCCCAAGGATGCTTTGACTTTGATTGATCCCATGAAAATTAAGAAACGCCGCAATATTGAAGCTGCATTGGCCCTTGCCGGAGTCGGAGCCAGATCAGATGTAAGATCCGGGGAGGAAATGTAA
- a CDS encoding [Fe-Fe] hydrogenase large subunit C-terminal domain-containing protein: MNLSQVVAIDPAVCTGCRRCAEVCPVDAIVGAEGEAQTIDTSKCVICGQCVLTCSAFVSPFDDAADEIPAMRRERGLADNDTAPLFAAHFRNDTKRVAELLADPANKSMVQCAPAVRTSIAEEYGLAPGTLTPGQLAASLRRLGFDAVYDTIFAADVTIMEESSELLDRIKSGGTMPMFTSCCPGWVRYMETAWPDLTDHLSSCKSPQQMAGALFKTYGAEIAGVGAESIASVAVMPCTAKKHEAARPEMQSSGQQDVDAVLTVTELAAMLKAKGINLAEMPEEDFDVPMGLYSGAGVIFGATGGVMEAALRTAIAVTSGKDVCESGVVFSPAGEGIRRAAIDVAGKTVRAVIVSGLANAAPLLEDIRAGKADFDFMEVMCCHGGCVAGGGQPKLLPGIDRDEVIAKRRGGLHRHDKELPVRASHKNEAVTALYDKYLGEPLGHRSHELLHTHYGTESGGH, translated from the coding sequence ATGAATCTTTCTCAAGTAGTGGCAATTGATCCCGCTGTCTGTACCGGTTGCCGCCGTTGCGCTGAAGTCTGCCCTGTAGACGCTATCGTCGGTGCTGAAGGCGAAGCTCAGACCATTGATACCTCTAAATGCGTTATCTGCGGTCAGTGCGTATTGACCTGTTCCGCATTTGTTTCTCCTTTTGATGATGCGGCGGATGAAATTCCGGCTATGCGTAGAGAACGCGGTCTTGCTGACAATGATACAGCACCTCTTTTCGCCGCTCATTTTCGCAATGATACCAAAAGAGTTGCGGAACTGCTTGCTGATCCGGCTAATAAATCAATGGTTCAGTGTGCTCCGGCAGTACGTACTTCCATTGCTGAAGAATACGGTCTTGCTCCGGGAACCCTGACTCCGGGACAGCTTGCGGCTTCCCTGCGCCGTCTTGGTTTCGATGCTGTCTACGATACAATTTTCGCGGCGGATGTGACCATTATGGAAGAGTCTTCAGAGCTGCTGGACCGGATTAAGTCCGGCGGAACGATGCCCATGTTCACTTCCTGTTGTCCCGGTTGGGTACGCTACATGGAGACCGCATGGCCTGATCTGACCGATCATCTTTCCAGCTGTAAATCACCGCAGCAGATGGCTGGCGCGCTCTTCAAAACTTACGGGGCAGAAATCGCCGGAGTCGGTGCGGAGTCAATCGCCAGTGTTGCGGTCATGCCCTGCACAGCCAAAAAGCACGAGGCTGCCCGTCCTGAAATGCAGTCCAGCGGACAGCAGGACGTGGATGCAGTGCTTACCGTTACCGAACTTGCCGCCATGTTGAAGGCGAAAGGCATCAATCTTGCTGAAATGCCTGAAGAGGATTTTGACGTACCTATGGGCCTCTATTCCGGGGCCGGGGTTATCTTCGGAGCCACCGGGGGAGTCATGGAGGCTGCTTTGCGCACAGCAATTGCCGTTACCAGCGGTAAGGATGTCTGTGAGAGCGGGGTCGTATTTTCTCCGGCAGGGGAGGGCATCCGCAGGGCAGCCATAGATGTTGCCGGGAAGACTGTCCGCGCAGTGATTGTTTCCGGTCTGGCTAATGCCGCACCTCTTCTTGAAGATATCCGTGCCGGAAAGGCAGATTTTGATTTCATGGAAGTCATGTGCTGCCACGGAGGTTGTGTTGCCGGAGGGGGCCAGCCGAAGCTTCTGCCCGGAATCGATCGTGACGAGGTGATTGCCAAGCGCCGTGGCGGTTTACATCGTCATGACAAGGAACTTCCGGTTCGTGCTTCGCATAAAAACGAGGCAGTTACAGCTTTGTATGATAAATATTTGGGTGAGCCTCTCGGACATAGATCTCATGAGCTTCTGCACACCCACTACGGAACCGAGAGCGGGGGACATTAG
- a CDS encoding 4Fe-4S dicluster domain-containing protein: protein MNAFVLAVPSRCIGCRACEIACVDAHMAADMGQAMENGLPFSPRISVVRESGVTAPIQCRQCEDAPCAAACPVGAIGYNGKSVVIDAERCFGCKACLAACPFGAMQVGIINAECEAPVAHKCDLCEGHRDNPACVSVCPAGALSVFSSESLKELSANKRRENARLMAFVD, encoded by the coding sequence ATGAATGCTTTTGTGCTGGCTGTGCCTTCCCGTTGCATAGGTTGCCGTGCTTGCGAGATCGCCTGTGTTGACGCTCATATGGCAGCTGACATGGGGCAGGCCATGGAAAACGGCCTTCCTTTCAGTCCGCGTATTTCTGTTGTGCGCGAGTCCGGTGTTACCGCACCGATTCAGTGCCGGCAGTGCGAGGACGCACCTTGTGCCGCAGCCTGTCCGGTGGGAGCCATCGGGTACAACGGAAAGTCGGTGGTCATCGATGCTGAGCGTTGTTTCGGCTGCAAGGCTTGTCTGGCGGCTTGTCCTTTCGGAGCCATGCAGGTCGGTATAATCAATGCTGAATGTGAAGCTCCGGTAGCTCATAAGTGCGATCTTTGCGAAGGGCATCGCGATAACCCTGCATGCGTGTCAGTGTGTCCTGCCGGGGCGTTGAGTGTTTTTTCCAGCGAGTCTTTGAAAGAACTTTCAGCAAATAAGCGGCGGGAAAATGCGCGGCTCATGGCCTTTGTTGATTAA
- a CDS encoding PAS domain-containing sensor histidine kinase encodes MTDSIYRSVVEDQTELIRRFRPDGKLTFVNSAFCRFYGMSAEELLASHFQELLHPDERERIVRMLYSLTPENPEIVTEPSFTDAAGEVHRVQYVTRAIFDEDGNVVEYQSVGRDVTAQRQAEATLEEARSAMARASRVTTFAVVGGGIAHEINQPLNAIRLLSASALLLADRSENPDKKIVRILQNIAGQVDRIDSIVNHLREHLRNNQTVAGELCNLGKAVESALSLMRAQMVARGIGLELTVDPEIKLVVGTSIRFEELVMNLVANAMQALETCDTCQKTISIRVVSQGSDSVELSVADNGPGFDPKLADELFEPFFSTKSPGSSMGLGLSIVRTIVQSAGGSVVAENRPEGGALLRVILPAAESGGA; translated from the coding sequence ATGACAGATTCCATATATCGAAGCGTGGTCGAGGACCAGACGGAGCTTATCCGGCGTTTCCGTCCAGACGGGAAGCTGACCTTTGTGAACAGTGCTTTCTGCCGTTTCTACGGCATGAGTGCAGAGGAGTTGCTTGCGTCTCATTTTCAGGAACTTTTACATCCTGATGAACGTGAGAGAATTGTTCGTATGCTCTATTCACTGACACCTGAGAACCCGGAAATTGTCACTGAACCCAGTTTCACTGATGCTGCCGGAGAGGTTCATCGTGTGCAGTATGTGACCCGCGCAATTTTCGATGAAGATGGGAATGTTGTTGAATATCAGTCGGTAGGGCGTGATGTTACGGCCCAGCGGCAGGCAGAGGCTACTTTGGAAGAAGCCCGTTCCGCCATGGCGCGGGCCAGCAGGGTTACCACATTTGCCGTTGTCGGCGGCGGCATTGCCCATGAAATCAATCAGCCGCTGAATGCAATACGTTTGCTTTCCGCATCTGCTTTGTTGCTGGCGGACCGTTCCGAGAATCCGGATAAGAAAATTGTCCGTATTTTGCAGAATATTGCAGGACAGGTGGACCGCATTGATTCCATCGTCAACCATCTGCGCGAGCACTTGCGGAATAACCAGACGGTGGCAGGTGAACTCTGCAATCTCGGAAAGGCGGTGGAGTCTGCACTATCCCTGATGAGAGCTCAGATGGTTGCCAGAGGCATTGGATTGGAGCTTACCGTAGATCCTGAAATCAAGCTTGTGGTCGGGACCTCAATCAGGTTTGAAGAGCTGGTCATGAACCTTGTTGCCAATGCGATGCAGGCTCTGGAAACCTGCGATACCTGCCAGAAAACAATTTCCATCCGTGTTGTATCTCAAGGTTCTGACTCCGTGGAGCTGAGTGTGGCTGATAACGGTCCCGGATTTGATCCGAAATTGGCGGATGAGCTTTTTGAACCGTTTTTTTCAACGAAATCTCCGGGCTCTTCCATGGGACTGGGTTTGTCTATCGTACGCACAATTGTGCAATCCGCAGGCGGTTCGGTCGTTGCGGAGAACCGTCCCGAAGGCGGGGCATTACTGCGGGTCATACTGCCCGCCGCAGAGTCGGGAGGAGCCTAA
- a CDS encoding sigma-54-dependent transcriptional regulator: protein MRILLVDDDAPTRDSLAEYLTLLGHAVTPSAEAVSALNICRNHDFEMVLSDIQMPGRTGIELVRDIKGLSFTTAPDVVLYTGHADLELAIGALRAGAYDYLTKPINLEELAAVLDRVAEHQSLLRENEKLTDHFEEVVAEATSGVRAELSQLRQQFAQQAGLDNIGFFSEAMWEVVNQARLYHEDRDLPVLIQGETGVGKDIIAKLIHYGEDSSRSPRPFVDINCAALPANLFESELFGYEAGAFTGSATRGARGKIDLAKGGTLFLDEIGEIPVELQAKLLRVIENKSFYRVGGLTKVETDIRIIAATNLDLTERIEKGLFRSDLYYRLRVGSIIVPPLRERTDDIVPLALSFLRAFAAKRGKAFTDISPEAAAVLLEQPWSGNVRELKNAMEWISVMHDAQVLQPQHLAGFFGGMQKSSSVKERTSATRKADQSKKSRPTDQDIDAALVATGGNKTKAATRLGISIRMLYYRLAAREQNEG from the coding sequence ATGCGTATTTTACTCGTGGACGATGATGCTCCTACCCGTGATTCTCTTGCTGAATACCTGACTCTGCTCGGGCATGCCGTCACACCTAGTGCAGAGGCTGTTTCCGCTCTCAATATATGCCGCAACCATGATTTTGAAATGGTCCTTTCAGATATCCAGATGCCGGGAAGAACCGGAATCGAGCTGGTGCGTGATATTAAAGGGCTTTCATTTACCACTGCGCCGGACGTTGTCCTTTACACCGGGCATGCTGACCTTGAACTTGCCATTGGTGCTTTGCGGGCCGGGGCCTACGATTACCTTACCAAGCCCATTAATCTGGAAGAACTGGCTGCGGTGCTGGATCGAGTGGCTGAGCATCAATCCCTTCTGCGGGAGAATGAAAAGCTGACGGATCATTTTGAGGAGGTCGTTGCCGAGGCGACCAGTGGCGTGCGGGCTGAATTGTCGCAGTTGCGCCAGCAGTTTGCTCAGCAGGCCGGACTGGATAATATCGGTTTCTTTTCCGAGGCCATGTGGGAGGTGGTCAATCAGGCCCGTCTTTACCATGAAGATCGTGATCTGCCTGTGCTTATTCAGGGAGAGACCGGAGTCGGCAAGGATATTATAGCCAAACTGATCCATTACGGTGAGGATAGTTCCCGTTCGCCGCGACCGTTTGTGGATATTAACTGTGCCGCTCTTCCGGCTAATCTTTTTGAAAGCGAATTGTTCGGTTATGAGGCCGGGGCTTTTACCGGAAGTGCCACCCGCGGCGCACGGGGCAAGATTGATCTTGCCAAAGGCGGAACTCTTTTTTTGGATGAGATCGGTGAAATCCCGGTTGAATTGCAGGCTAAGCTTCTGCGGGTCATTGAGAATAAAAGTTTTTACCGTGTCGGCGGGCTGACCAAGGTCGAGACCGATATACGCATCATTGCCGCTACCAACCTCGACCTGACTGAACGAATTGAAAAGGGGCTTTTCCGCAGCGATCTTTATTACCGCTTACGGGTCGGCAGTATAATCGTTCCTCCACTTCGTGAACGTACTGATGATATTGTCCCCTTGGCTCTGTCGTTTTTGAGAGCTTTTGCCGCAAAACGGGGCAAGGCATTTACTGATATCAGCCCGGAGGCCGCCGCAGTCCTGTTGGAACAGCCGTGGTCGGGAAATGTGCGTGAGCTCAAGAATGCCATGGAGTGGATTTCGGTCATGCATGATGCGCAAGTGTTGCAACCACAACATTTAGCCGGCTTTTTCGGGGGTATGCAAAAGAGTTCTTCCGTAAAGGAAAGAACTTCCGCAACCCGGAAAGCAGACCAGTCTAAAAAATCAAGACCTACCGACCAAGATATAGATGCTGCGCTGGTTGCAACTGGTGGCAACAAAACCAAGGCCGCCACGCGATTGGGGATTTCCATTCGTATGCTTTATTACCGGCTTGCGGCCAGAGAGCAAAACGAAGGCTAA
- the hydG gene encoding [FeFe] hydrogenase H-cluster radical SAM maturase HydG — protein sequence MKPDSTGLIDFIDGVKIWETVNSTTRTDAAQVHDILDKAVQAKGLSLEETARLLQVEDPELNEAIFETARKVKQGIYGNRLVLFAPLYVTNECGNRCAYCGFKDTNKELLRRTLSADEIRQEVTVLENQGHKRLLLVYGEHPRFGAEWIAETVRNVYDTVSEKSGEIRRVNINCAPLDVEGFRKLHEVGIGTYQCFQETYHRETYAELHPTGYKKDYLWRLHAMHRAMEAGIDDVGMGTLLGLYDYRFDTIALLSHAAELEAKYGVGPHTLSFPRLEPALNSDIAFNPPYPISDAQFKRLVAVLRLAVPYTGLILSTRENREMRRELLDLGISQLSAGSRTYPGAYSDPDYDRPDVQQFCIGDNRSLEEVIGEIVEHGYVPSWCTACYRAGRTGEHFMELAKKGFIQRFCHPNALLTFKEYLLDYAQAETQEQGNSLISHELEGLAEKRRTAVADRLNRIEHGERDLYL from the coding sequence ATGAAGCCGGATAGTACAGGATTAATAGATTTTATTGACGGTGTAAAAATCTGGGAGACAGTGAATTCCACTACCCGGACCGATGCCGCTCAAGTTCACGATATTTTGGATAAAGCCGTTCAAGCCAAGGGGCTGTCACTTGAGGAGACCGCAAGACTTTTGCAGGTCGAAGACCCGGAGCTGAACGAAGCTATTTTTGAGACCGCACGTAAAGTAAAACAGGGCATTTACGGTAACCGGCTGGTTCTGTTTGCTCCGCTTTATGTAACCAATGAGTGCGGTAACCGCTGTGCCTACTGTGGGTTCAAAGACACGAATAAGGAACTTCTGCGCCGCACACTAAGTGCTGATGAAATCCGGCAGGAAGTAACCGTGCTGGAAAATCAGGGGCATAAACGTCTGCTTCTGGTTTACGGGGAACATCCCAGATTCGGAGCTGAGTGGATAGCTGAAACAGTGCGCAATGTTTATGACACTGTGTCGGAAAAGAGCGGTGAAATCAGGCGGGTGAACATTAACTGCGCTCCGCTGGATGTTGAAGGATTCCGTAAATTGCACGAGGTGGGGATCGGTACCTATCAGTGTTTTCAGGAAACTTACCACCGCGAAACCTACGCCGAACTTCATCCCACCGGATACAAGAAAGATTACCTCTGGCGTTTGCATGCCATGCATCGGGCTATGGAAGCCGGCATCGATGATGTTGGGATGGGGACGTTGCTGGGGCTTTATGACTACCGTTTTGATACCATTGCCTTGCTGTCCCATGCCGCAGAACTGGAAGCAAAGTACGGAGTGGGTCCGCACACCTTGTCGTTCCCCCGGTTGGAACCGGCTCTTAATTCCGATATCGCCTTTAATCCACCTTATCCTATTTCTGATGCGCAGTTCAAACGGCTGGTTGCAGTGCTGCGTCTTGCAGTTCCCTATACCGGACTCATTCTCAGTACCCGCGAGAATCGTGAAATGCGCCGTGAACTGCTCGACCTTGGAATTTCACAGCTCAGTGCCGGATCTAGAACTTATCCCGGTGCGTATAGCGACCCTGATTATGACCGCCCGGATGTGCAGCAGTTCTGCATTGGCGATAACCGCAGCCTTGAAGAGGTAATCGGAGAGATTGTGGAGCATGGCTACGTACCTTCATGGTGTACAGCCTGCTACCGAGCGGGCAGGACCGGAGAACATTTCATGGAGCTGGCAAAGAAAGGGTTCATTCAGAGATTCTGTCATCCCAATGCCTTGCTGACTTTTAAGGAATACCTGCTGGATTACGCTCAAGCGGAAACGCAGGAACAGGGCAATTCGCTGATCAGCCATGAGCTGGAAGGCCTTGCCGAGAAACGCAGGACTGCTGTTGCAGACAGGCTTAACCGTATCGAACACGGCGAGCGGGATTTGTATCTTTGA
- the hydE gene encoding [FeFe] hydrogenase H-cluster radical SAM maturase HydE: protein MTVKEILHVLKADNSEALFAQAREIRNSVFGNEVFQRGVVEFSNRCRKNCHYCGLRCCNGQVERYSLDADSILSAARCAIDAGLGTVVLQSGDDKSLDPGFIGKIVQSIKAYADVSVTLCLGDHDRDTYKYWRDCGADRYLLKMETFNSELHARLRPGQSVSERLARLETLCSLGYEAGSGLITGLPGMTPEILAEDLWRLSLLPLDMIAVGPFIPHPDTPLGRFWAGSLEETLRATSLVRIMNSKVNIPATSALDALVANGREQGLEAGANVVMPSVTPESVRSEYSIYPGKNSSVDSVLKNVVQMQRRLKIAGFHPSSTRGQSPLRTTKDKECTHA, encoded by the coding sequence ATGACCGTAAAAGAAATATTGCACGTCCTTAAGGCGGATAATTCCGAAGCCTTATTTGCACAGGCCCGAGAAATCCGTAATTCCGTGTTCGGTAATGAGGTCTTTCAGCGCGGGGTGGTTGAATTCTCCAACAGGTGCCGCAAGAATTGCCATTACTGCGGTCTTCGTTGCTGCAACGGGCAGGTGGAACGTTATTCCCTTGATGCGGATTCAATCCTTTCAGCAGCCCGCTGCGCCATTGATGCGGGCTTGGGAACTGTGGTCTTGCAGTCAGGTGATGATAAGAGTCTGGACCCTGGTTTTATTGGAAAGATAGTTCAATCCATCAAGGCTTATGCCGATGTATCGGTAACCCTGTGCCTTGGTGATCATGACAGGGATACATATAAATACTGGCGTGATTGCGGAGCAGACCGCTATCTCCTAAAAATGGAGACCTTCAACAGTGAACTGCACGCCAGACTTCGTCCCGGACAGAGTGTTTCTGAACGTCTAGCCCGTTTGGAAACATTATGCAGCCTTGGCTATGAGGCGGGGTCCGGTCTGATTACAGGCTTACCCGGCATGACCCCGGAAATTCTGGCTGAGGACTTATGGCGGCTGAGTTTATTGCCGCTGGATATGATAGCGGTGGGGCCGTTTATTCCACATCCCGATACGCCCCTTGGACGTTTCTGGGCAGGCAGCCTCGAGGAAACTTTGCGGGCGACTTCGTTGGTGCGGATCATGAATTCGAAGGTCAATATCCCGGCAACCAGTGCTTTGGATGCTTTGGTTGCAAACGGTCGGGAGCAGGGCCTTGAGGCCGGAGCCAACGTGGTTATGCCTTCAGTTACCCCGGAGTCCGTTCGTTCAGAATACAGCATCTATCCCGGTAAGAACTCATCAGTCGATTCTGTTTTGAAAAATGTTGTCCAGATGCAGCGGAGATTGAAAATAGCGGGTTTCCATCCCTCCTCCACTCGCGGTCAGTCTCCGCTGCGGACAACAAAGGACAAGGAATGTACCCATGCGTGA
- a CDS encoding tRNA dihydrouridine synthase: protein MTESITTHLPKLADQLGTTITIGGKSIANRLWLAPMAGLTHSAFRQVLAHYGSCGLAFTEMCSARAVPTENPRISPVFSWHEWELPSLVCQIVGAEPEEMVIAAERVEREGFFGVDINMGCSARGMIKREAGAALLKTPEKAVAIVEAVRKAVSIPVFVKFRTGWSKEIGPAVALAKDLEAAGADCLVFHPRVAPDKRTRPPYIDHIRYIKKAVSIPVFGNGDVTTPQHCQNMLERTGCDGISIGRMAVARPWIFAQWTTGFTPDDNIFQDYILRLATALEQEFDPIRGIKRFKLFMAYFAANFRFGHSLQAKFATAKTMDDVRRLAMEHIKPDMQLSPTPNMSLYNL from the coding sequence ATGACCGAATCAATTACTACCCACTTGCCTAAACTGGCGGACCAACTCGGCACTACCATTACCATTGGCGGAAAATCCATTGCCAACAGGTTGTGGCTGGCTCCTATGGCCGGACTGACCCACAGTGCCTTTCGTCAAGTGCTGGCACACTATGGTTCCTGCGGACTGGCCTTTACCGAAATGTGCAGCGCAAGAGCTGTACCAACAGAAAACCCCAGAATTTCTCCTGTTTTCAGTTGGCACGAATGGGAGCTTCCCAGCCTTGTATGTCAAATAGTGGGAGCGGAACCGGAAGAAATGGTGATTGCAGCAGAACGTGTAGAGCGCGAAGGATTCTTTGGCGTGGATATCAACATGGGCTGCTCAGCACGGGGAATGATAAAACGCGAGGCAGGAGCAGCGTTGCTTAAGACACCGGAAAAGGCGGTTGCCATCGTGGAAGCAGTGCGTAAAGCTGTGTCCATTCCGGTGTTTGTCAAATTTCGCACCGGCTGGTCCAAGGAAATAGGACCGGCAGTGGCTCTGGCTAAAGACCTTGAAGCTGCTGGAGCAGATTGCCTTGTTTTCCACCCGCGAGTGGCCCCGGACAAACGAACCCGCCCGCCCTACATTGATCACATACGTTACATCAAGAAAGCGGTCTCCATCCCTGTCTTCGGCAATGGTGATGTGACAACACCGCAGCACTGTCAGAATATGCTGGAGAGAACTGGTTGTGATGGAATATCCATAGGCCGCATGGCTGTGGCCCGCCCTTGGATTTTTGCCCAATGGACAACCGGATTCACACCGGACGACAATATTTTTCAGGACTACATCCTACGCCTTGCTACAGCCTTGGAACAGGAATTCGATCCCATCAGAGGTATAAAAAGATTCAAGCTTTTCATGGCCTACTTTGCAGCTAATTTCCGATTTGGACACAGCCTGCAAGCCAAATTCGCCACGGCAAAGACTATGGACGATGTCCGCCGTTTAGCAATGGAACACATCAAGCCGGACATGCAGTTAAGCCCGACTCCGAACATGAGTTTGTACAATCTTTAA